In the Caballeronia sp. LZ062 genome, one interval contains:
- a CDS encoding glycosyltransferase family 4 protein has product MRIAQIAPLHEAVPPKLYGGTERVVSYLTEALVEAGHDVTLFASGDSQTSAKLEAFWPQALRLDPTIRDTMAPHMLLLEEVRRRADEFDVLHFHIDYYPFSLFARQPVPFLTTMHGRLDLPELQPIFNTFNDVPVVSISDNQRQPLPQANWLSTVYHGLPENLLTPIPNVKPGYLAFLGRISPEKRVDRAIRIAQAAGMKIKIAAKLDKADRAYYEEEIKPLFALPHVEYIGEISEAEKTEFLGNAHALLFPIDWPEPFGLVMIEAMACGTPVIAFNRGSVPEVIENGVSGFVVEDELSAIAAVKRLDSLSRAKVRETFETRFSSKVMAARYVQNYEELLRQKRRTVLREANA; this is encoded by the coding sequence ATGCGAATCGCTCAAATCGCGCCCCTCCACGAGGCTGTTCCGCCGAAGCTCTACGGCGGCACGGAACGCGTGGTGTCCTATCTGACCGAGGCTCTTGTCGAGGCCGGACACGACGTCACGCTCTTCGCGAGCGGTGATTCGCAAACGTCCGCGAAGCTCGAAGCCTTCTGGCCGCAAGCGCTGCGTCTCGACCCGACCATCCGCGACACGATGGCGCCGCACATGCTGCTGCTCGAAGAAGTCCGCCGCCGCGCCGACGAATTCGACGTGCTGCACTTCCATATCGACTATTACCCGTTCTCGCTGTTCGCGCGCCAGCCGGTGCCGTTCCTGACGACGATGCACGGCCGTCTCGACCTGCCGGAACTGCAGCCGATCTTCAACACGTTCAACGACGTGCCCGTGGTGTCGATTTCCGACAACCAGCGCCAGCCGTTGCCGCAGGCCAACTGGCTGTCGACGGTGTACCACGGTCTGCCGGAAAACCTGCTCACGCCGATTCCGAACGTGAAGCCCGGCTATCTCGCCTTCCTCGGCCGCATCTCGCCGGAAAAGCGCGTGGATCGCGCCATTCGCATCGCGCAGGCCGCGGGCATGAAGATCAAGATCGCCGCGAAGCTGGACAAGGCCGACCGCGCTTACTACGAAGAAGAGATCAAGCCGCTCTTCGCGCTGCCGCACGTCGAGTACATCGGTGAAATCAGCGAGGCCGAGAAGACCGAGTTCCTCGGCAACGCGCATGCGCTGCTGTTCCCGATCGACTGGCCGGAGCCCTTCGGCCTCGTGATGATCGAGGCGATGGCCTGCGGCACGCCGGTAATCGCGTTCAATCGCGGCTCGGTGCCGGAAGTGATCGAAAACGGCGTGTCGGGCTTCGTCGTGGAAGACGAACTGTCGGCGATCGCCGCCGTGAAGCGCCTCGACTCGCTGTCGCGCGCGAAGGTTCGCGAGACGTTCGAGACGCGCTTCTCGTCGAAGGTGATGGCGGCGCGCTACGTGCAGAACTACGAAGAACTGCTGCGCCAGAAGCGCCGCACCGTTTTGCGCGAAGCCAACGCCTGA